A part of Cryptococcus neoformans var. grubii H99 chromosome 6, complete sequence genomic DNA contains:
- a CDS encoding mitochondrial inner membrane protease ATP23 has protein sequence MPQNPPPSSSPTEPPEQSAAFEKWRSGLAQFTGLGLSESEKAERERLKEQGKLEKDWDRCEGWKRNLMNYSPMITFLLNHLKLAGCPFPSSAMQCHPCPENRAGGFSPDHGILLCQDRFFNKKHMEDTLAHELVHAFDHCRFKVDWGNLRHHACSEIRAANLSGDCRFTREVKRGFYAFNKQHQACVKRRAILSVLANPACTSPDMAEKAVNEVWESCFTDTRPFDEIY, from the exons ATGCCACAGAACCCAcccccctcctcttccccgACAGAACCCCCCGAGCAATCTGCCGCTTTTGAAAAATGGCGTTCCGGTCTTGCCCAATTCACCGGCCTTGGTCTTTCTGAATCCGAAAAGGCAGAGAGGGAGCGATTAAAAGAGCAAGGGAAATTAGAAAAGGATTGGGATAGGTGTGAAGGGTGGAAACGAAATCTTATGAATTATA GCCCAATGATCACATTTTTACTAAACCACCTCAAACTCGCCGGCTgccccttcccttcctctgccATGCAATGCCACCCATGCCCCGAAAACCGTGCGGGCGGATTCTCACCCGACCACGGGATCTTACTTTGTCAAGACCGGTTCTTCAATAAGAAGCATATGGAAGATACGTTGGCGCACGAGTTGGTGCATGCGTTTGATCATTGTCGGTTTAAAGTCGATTGGGGGAATTTGAGACATCATGCGTGTAGTGAG ATTAGAGCGGCCAATTTGTCGGGAGATTGTAGATTTACAAGGGAAGTGAAACGAGGGTTTTACGCTTTCAACAAACAGCATCAG GCTTGTGTGAAGCGCCGCGCGATATTATCGGTATTAGCCAACCCGGCTTGCACGTCTCCCGACATGGCAGAAAAGGCGGTTAACGAGGTTTGGGAGAGCTGCTTTACGGATACGAGACCATTTGATGAAATCTATTAG
- a CDS encoding AGC/NDR protein kinase has translation MFSRVLKSTNSQQQPSSQAPASPTKSSRSGHTKSQSTAAPSPSKIPVPSTPSSRSSFFPTGSKENLPAVPPSPSQQNNERSNYLSFLFSQNQAGAPTTPVKVNKAAPSHVAPNPGHAHHCPEIVAQREEKPVYPRDSEDVHMVTMKNTVNPAMLKQLASIPQHNQAASSAPAVAQKQSNPLNSYAAQRGGAYQPDDVHMKTAARHDTRYEKERGLQLWERELLETPDVRRKATVAQIYFLDYYFDLLGYIANRKKRLETFKADTAARNVTGPDYVKELSSYNGRERVLLRKRRTKLRIDQFRIIAQVGQGGYGSVYLARKADTNEICALKKMRKGTLAKMDEVKHVLVERDILTAVKTPWLVRLLYAFQDIEHVYLAMEYVPGGDFRTLLNNSGVLKEEHARFYAAEMFVCVNELHKLGYIHRDLKPENFLVDGTGHVKLTDFGLATGSLNPQKIEEMKSKLDQVKDENLVFRSTLERRTIYRSIRATEPRYADSVVGSPDYMPPEVLRGKTYTYSADYWSLGCILFEFLCGFPPFSGSTPEETWANLKNWTRVLRRPVYDRPEDLIFNLTDVAWDAVTALISHPKDRVASLQEVQSLPFFSSLPFASLRQLEAPFVPVLDGETDVGYFDSFSSPEDMAKYAEVFKKQRDVEAVEERGIGKRNNWVGFTFGKNAHVAVPYRGIKPEGEALQTIF, from the exons ATGTTCTCACGAGTACTCAAGTCCACAAACTCTCAGCAACAGCCGTCGTCTCAGGCGCCCGCATCGCCAACGAAGTCGTCTCGATCCGGTCATACAAAGTCCCAGTCCACGGCTgcaccttctccctcaaaGATCCCAGTCCCTTCCACTCCCTCCTCGcgctcctctttctttccgACTGGCTCCAAAGAAAACTTGCCTGCtgtccctccttccccttctcagCAGAACAATGAGCGATCCAACtatctttctttcctcttttctcagAATCAAGCTGGCGCTCCCACGACGCCTGTGAAAGTCAACAAGGCGGCTCCTTCCCATGTTGCACCCAACCCTGGTCACGCTCACCATTGTCCGGAAATTGTTGCTCAACGCGAGGAAAAGCCGGTTTATCCCCGCGATTCTGAGGACGTGCACATGGTAACAATGAAAAACACCGTCAACCCCGCCATGCTTAAGCAACTAGCCAGCATCCCCCAGCATAATCAGGCAGCTTCATCCGCTCCAGCTGTTGCTCAAAAACAATCCAATCCTCTCAATTCCTATGCCGCCCAGCGAGGCGGTGCATACCAGCCCGATGACGTACACATGAAAACTGCAGCCAGACATGACACCAGAtacgagaaggagagaggctTGCAGCtttgggaaagggagcTCTTGGAGACGCCGGACGTCAGGAGGAAAGCTACAGTTGCTCAAATCT ATTTCCTTGACTATTACT TTGACCTCCTTGGATACATTGCCAACCGCAAGAAGAGGCTTGAGACTTTCAAAGCCGACACTGCTGCTCGTAAT GTTACTGGCCCTGATTATGTCAAAGAGCTGTCGTCATATAATGGTCGAGAACGAGTTCTTCTCCGCAAGCGTCGCACCAAGCTTCGTATCGACCAATTTCGCATCATTGCTCAGGTCGGTCAGGGCGGGTATGGCTCGGTATACTTGGCTCGCAAAGCCGACACCAACGAGATTTGTGCCCTTAAAAAGATGCGAAAAGGTACTCTCGCGAAAATGGACGAGGTCAAACACGTTTTGGTAGAGAGAGATATTTTGACCGCTGTCAAGACACCTTGGCTGGTCAGGCTTTTGTATGCCTTCCAAGATATTGAACATGTATACCTCGCTATG GAATACGTTCCAGGGGGCGACTTTCGAACACTGCTCAACAACTCCGGTGTGCTTAAGGAAGAACATGCCCGCTTCTACGCAGCTGAAATGTTTGTCTGTGTGAACGAACTTCACAAACTTGGGTACATCCACCGTGATTTGAAACCAGAG AACTTCCTGGTCGATGGTACGGGTCATGTCAAGCTTACCGACTTTGGTCTGGCCACCGGTTCTTTGAACCCCCAGAAGATCGAGGAAATGAAGAGCAAG CTCGATCAAGTCAAGGATGAGAACCTGGTGTTCAGGAGTACTCTCGAACGAAGGACCATTTACCGGAGTATCAGAGCGACCGAGCCACGATAT GCTGATTCTGTCGTTGGCTCTCCCGACTA TATGCCTCCCGAAGTCCTTCGAGGTAAAACTTACACCTATTCGGCTGACTACTGGTCCCTTGGGTGTATTCTTTTTGAGTTCCTCTGC GGTTTCCCCCCCTTCTCGGGATCAACCCCTGAGGAAACATGGGCGAACTTGAAGAACTGGACTCGAGTTCTTCGCCGACCTGTCTATGACCGCCCCGAGGACCTCATTTTCAATCTCACTGACGTCGCCTGGGATGCTGTTACTGCTCTTATCTCTCATCCCAAGGACCGtgttgcttctctccaagaGGTTCaatccttgcccttcttttcttctttgccatTCGCCAGTCTTCGACAACTTGAAGCTCCATTCGTCCCCGTACTTGATGGAGAGACCGATGTTGGTTATTTCGACAGCTTTTCCAGTCCCGAAGACATGGCGAAGTACGCCGAGGTGTTCAAGAAACAAAGAGACGTTGAGGCAGTAGAAGAAAGGGGTATCGGCAAGAGGAACAACTGGGTTGGCTTCACTTTTGGCAAGAACGCACAC GTTGCTGTACCCTACCGAGGCATCAAACCCGAAGGTGAAGCTCTCCAAACTATCTTCTAG
- a CDS encoding kinetochore protein Spc25, fungi type codes for MAPITYIVPPRPTSLYSLLESSTSKNGVPTLDLRWEPFQRHIESFLNAIDAYTQAARTEIVARATDHTAAVRDLKADKEEMERGIQLQRENEGEMLATLEAERHVVADLNASLSHLQSSLTKIKEKSSALDTELQSERKEVKAMQAEKERQTNVLNDMRERDTAELKQLEEALGWRVEGIKQDQLLMRFTLIDPEDPAREFSIIVDVSKQDYSVPNCDPPIPSLPDLVRQLNFDRDLFAFIKRVRKAFRALIPNPPNPSTKFDDLTGPGLLGLRTPARSSRTVSSTTPAISNSAMDSLAVDQLALGK; via the exons ATGGCACCAATAACTTATATTGTACCACCGCGGCCAACCTCTCTATATTCTCTTCTTGAATCAAGCACTTCAAAGAACGGAGTGCCCACTCTCGACTTGCGATGGGAACCTTTTCAACGACACATTGAAAGCTTTTTGAACGCTATTGATGCGTATACACAAGCCGCGAGGACAGAAATAGTTGCCAGAGCGACAGACCATACAGCGGCTGTGAGGGATCTCAAAGCGGacaaggaagaaatggaaagagggatTCAGTTACAGAGAGaaaatgaaggagaaatgTTGGCCA CTTTGGAAGCTGAAAGACACGTGGTCGCAGACCTTAACGCTTCTCTATCACATCTTCAATCCAGTTTGACAAAGATTAAAGAAAAATCTTCCGCTCTGGATACCGAACTTCAGTctgaaagaaaagaggtgAAAGCAATGCAAGCAGAGAAGGAACGACAGACCAATGTTCTCAACGACATGCGAGAAAGAGATACCGCAGAGTTGAAACAATTGGAAGAAGCGCTGGGCTGGAGAGTGGAAGGAATTAAGC AGGACCAACTTTTAATGCGTTTCACTCTTATCGATCCCGAGGATCCTGCGCGAGAATTCTCCATCATTGTGGACGTATCAAAGCAAGACTACTCAG TGCCTAATTGCGACCCTCCtatcccttcccttcccgACCTGGTTCGTCAATTAAACTTTGATCGTGACCTCTTTGCATTCATCAAACGAG TGCGAAAGGCCTTCAGGGCGCTCATCCCCAATCCTCCCAATCCTTCTACAAAATTCGACGATCTTACCGGCCCTGGTTTGTTGGGTCTCAGAACACCAGCACGAAGTTCCAGAACGGTATCATCAACGACTCCCGCTATATCAAACTCTGCCATGGATTCATTGGCGGTGGACCAATTGGCTTTGGGTAAATAA
- a CDS encoding origin recognition complex subunit 1 encodes MTIPFTPRRSTRSQVFTPSPFPTPRISHPDTKYTWLSAASTPRLSPGGSKTRTHYTAFSKVFTKGGKKNAAPKMTKFSVGDGVLVSVEGGNDGVAVLIDLWEEERSEDDDEEDEEDGDEVEEEHGPLMMAEVHWLLRRRDLPDVRRNFKVDDNEVLLTASSTRRVTATIPISLLDDTVPVLSRTEFREKYPEEKSHYRGWAYVREGIYWCQRAFDRFAKGQNCWKVDIEKWKEAGKRGEGWTVPISKEEEEHPQEPDIESSDESDDGSEARVEEESDGDEESEGESDDPAESVSKKRKRPTKTATSYAKRGRKAVTTSRSKLPSRSRTTPKSRRATKKPHPATSTSFLPTDFIAPELLPTDPFERALRMLHVGATPESLPCREEEFVDVLSKVEEGVESGGGGCLYIAGVPGTGKTATVHAVVKELKRKAEDGEIPPFSYVEINGLKIPTPQHAYSVLWEAISSSKGVGAKTALKGLERHFGKKGSGARGPRGHTFVVLMDELDQLLTSKQDVVYNFFNWPTMRDSQLFVIAVANRMDLPQQLAAKIKSRLGLQTILFEPYDRAALVSIVQSRLIPHPLMPSQDPKVLLPDAISLAAMKMAGTNGDARRVLDACRRAVEVALENKSKPPSTVPTLPPPKPGPEPVSAKAMAAVLQAMSSSPTTKFIQACSLQQKLMLAALVRCVRREGVAEIAWKNIRNDHDALMRSLAFDTSEQGGREVAPNLLSNSELALVLTSLTSSHALVCSADISKGIDERKIALGMEIGEVGRVLMNEGDSWRKALAGV; translated from the exons ATGACTATCCCATTTACTCCTCGAAGGTCCACTCGAAGCCAAGTCTTCACCCCTTCTCCGTTCCCAACACCCCGCATATCACATCCAGACACAAAATATACCTGGCTGTCCGCTGCATCAACACCGAGGCTATCTCCTGGTGGATCGAAAACCCGCACGCACTATACAGCATTCTCAAAGGTCTTCACCAaaggtggaaagaagaatgctGCACCCAAAATGACAAAATTCTCCGTAGGAGATGGAGTGTTGGTCAGCGTTGAGGGTGGCAATGATGGTGTGGCAGTTTTGATCGATttatgggaagaagaacgatctgaagatgatgatgaggaggatgaagaagacggagatgaagtagaagaagaacacGGTCCTTTAATGATGGCAGAAGTACACTGGCTTCTGAGAAGGCGGGACTTACCCGATGTCAGAAGGAATTTCAAAGTTGATGAT AATGAAGTTTTACTTACTGCGTCATCCACTCGCCGGGTAACAGCTACTATACCAATCAGCCTACTCGACGATACAGTCCCTGTATTATCTCGAACCGAATTCCGCGAGAAATATCCAGAAGAAAAGTCGCATTACCGAGGCTGGGCATACGTCAGAGAAGGTATTTATTGGTGCCAACGGGCTTTCGATAGATTCGCCAAAGGTCAAAACTGCTGGAAGGTCGACATtgaaaaatggaaagaggccggaaaaaggggagaaggatggacTGTTCCCATttccaaagaagaggaagagcatcCGCAAGAGCCCGACATTGAAAGTTCGGATGAGAGCGATGATGGAAGCGAAGCCCGAGTagaggaggaaagtgatggtgatgaagagagtgaaggGGAGTCTGATGATCCCGCCGAGTCTGTCtcgaaaaaaagaaaacgaCCGACAAAGACAGCTACGAGCTACGCCAAAAGAGGCAGAAAAGCAGTCACAACATCAAGATCTAAACTCCCTTCCAGATCAAGAACCACTCCTAAATCCCGCAGAGCGACGAAAAAACCCCACCCTGCCACATCAACTTCTTTTTTACCCACCGATTTTATCGCCCCGGAATTATTACCCACAGATCCTTTCGAAAGAGCTTTACGGATGCTTCACGTTGGTGCAACACCCGAAAGCCTACCTTGtcgcgaagaagaatttgTCGACGTCCTCAGcaaagttgaagaaggtgtagaaagtggtggaggaggctgTCTTT ATATCGCAGGTGTCCCCGGAACGGGCAAAACTGCCACGGTCCACGCCGTGGTTAAAGAACTAAAACGTAAAGCTGAAGACGGCGAGATCCCACCGTTCTCATACGTAGAAATTAATGGCCTTAAAATCCCCACTCCTCAACATGCTTACAGTGTCCTGTGGGAGGCTATCAGTAGTTCAAAAGGTGTCGGCGCGAAGACGGCTTTGAAGGGATTGGAGAGACATTTCGGTAAAAAGGGTAGTGGAGCGAGAGGCCCTAGAGGTCATACTTT CGTTGTCCTCATGGATGAGCTCGATCAGCTGCTCACGTCTAAACAAGACGTGGTCTACAACTTTTTCAACTGGCCGACTATGCGAGATTCTCAGCTTTTCGTCATTGCTGTTGCCAATCGTATGGACTTGCCTCAACAGCTCGCGGCCAAGATCAAATCTCGTCTTGGCCTTCAAACCATCCTTTTCGAGCCATACGATCGTGCAGCTCTTGTATCTATCGTCCAATCACGACTTATTCCCCATCCCTTGATGCCTAGTCAAGATCCCAAAGTGTTGTTGCCTGATGCCATATCGCTTGCAGCTATGAAGATGGCGGGGACGAATGGTGACGCTCGACGTGTCTTGGACGCGTGTCGACGTGCAGTCGAAGTCGCTCTCGAAAACAAGTCTAAACCTCCTTCCACTGTACCCACGCTCCCGCCACCGAAGCCTGGCCCTGAACCGGTCAGTGCCAAAGCGATGGCCGCCGTCCTTCAAGCCatgtcttcctctccaaccACCAAATTCATCCAAGCCTGTTCATTGCAGCAAAAGCTGATGTTGGCTGCACTTGTCAGATGTgtaagaagggaaggggtGGCTGAGATTGCTTGGAAGAATATCAGGAATGACCATGATGCTTTGATGAGGAGTTTGGCTTTCGATACTTCAGAGCAAGGTGGTAGAGAGGTGGCCCCGAACTTGTTGTCAAATTCGGAGCTGGCTCTTGTCTTGACCAGTCTAACAAGCTCGCACGCTCTGGTTTGTTCAGCAGATATCAGCAAGGGAATtgatgagaggaagattgCTTTAGGAATGGAGATTGGTGAAGTGGGAAGGGTCTTAATGAATGAGGGTGACAGCTGGAGGAAAGCGCTGGCAGGTGTATAA
- a CDS encoding septin: protein MASRPTRARKQAKKGVQLTLMVVGASGTGRTTFVNTLVESVLLEHSTATLLSNPEDPHSALDISLVKQAAAQANVEQPIRIKPTNIELEEEGVRISLTVVDTPGFGDGIDNEYCFQEISSYLERQYDDILAEESRIKRNPRFKDNRVHALLYFIPPTGHALRELDIELMRRLSPRVNVIPVIGKADSLTPSELRDFKKRIMEDIEYYGIPVYNFPYDAEEDDEETIADNSALRALLPFAIVGSEEEILIDGEPVRGRRYPWGIVEVDNPDHSDFTRLRSALLASHLTDLKEITHDFLYENYRTEKLSRSVGGNDHDSSIHPEDMANQSVRLKEEQLRREEEKLREIELKVQREIQMKRQELLAKEDSLKVLEARLAAQNAAHSREGTPNY, encoded by the exons ATGGCTTCACGACCCACAAGAGCGAGAAAGCAGGCAAAGAAGGGCGTACAGCTCACCCTCATGGTAGTCG GCGCATCCGGCACAGGTCGCACCACCTTCGTGAACACCCTCGTAGAGTccgtccttctcgaacACAGCACAGCTACCCTTCTGTCCAACCCCGAGGACCCCCATTCCGCCCTCGACATCTCCCTCGTAAAGCAGGCAGCTGCTCAGGCCAACGTAGAGCAACCCATACGCATCAAGCCGACAAATATCGAgctcgaagaagagggtgtcAGGATCTCGCTGACAGTGGTGGATACCCCTggctttggagatggtaTCGACAATGAATACTG TTTTCAAGAAATCTCAAGCTATCTTGAACGCCAATATGACGATATCCTGGCGGAGGAATCAAGGATCAAACGTAACCCTCGTTTCAAGGATAATCGAGTCCATGCATTGCTCTATTTTATCCCGCCTACGGGCCATGC CCTCCGAGAATTGGATATTGAATTGATGCGCCGACTGTCTCCTAGAGTCAATGTCATCCCTGTTATTGGCAAGGCTGATTCTCTTACTCCTTCAGAGCTTAGGGATTTCAAGAAGCGT ATAATGGAAGATATCGAGTACTATGGTATTCCCGTCTACAACTTCCCCTACGAcgccgaagaagatgacgaggagacTATTGCTGACAACTCTGCCCTCCgtgcccttcttccatttgcGATTGTCGGTtccgaggaggagatttTGATTGACGGCGAGCCTGTgcgaggaaggagataCCCTTGGGGTATCGTCGAAGTGGACAACCCTGACCACTCTGACTTTACCCGTCTGAGAAGTGCTCTCCTTGC CTCCCACTTGACCGATCTCAAAGAGATCACCCACGATTTCCTTTACGAAAACTACCGAACAGAAAAGCTTTCACGATCTGTTGGCGGAAATGACCA CGACTCTTCCATCCACCCCGAGGATATGGCCAACCAATCTGTCCGACTCAAGGAGGAACAACTTcgtcgagaagaagaaaagcttCGTGAGATTGAGCTCAAGGTGCAGAGGGAGAttcagatgaagaggcaagaGTTATTGGCCAAGGAAGACAGTTTGAAAGTGCTTGAAGCCAGGCTGG CGGCACAAAATGCGGCCCATTCTCGCGAGGGTACCCCCAACTATTAG